A part of Oncorhynchus masou masou isolate Uvic2021 chromosome 30, UVic_Omas_1.1, whole genome shotgun sequence genomic DNA contains:
- the LOC135521891 gene encoding rho guanine nucleotide exchange factor 5-like isoform X2 — MKIVKKRGEGVKSTCSFQDLGTDVRYRRRGFRKTTERRNEDEEEGRGDARDRRTRIFQVSDEEEVSVNWGDTDLRNVMDTIRMDRRNSKFYNSQLYQQYSETAQNREILSQSCSDSFSIYEELPVPLSPVPSSLAPSLTPARRPLPCLPPVIHPHSLSHSGFTSSGTSAKFLPVPQLPQPPPARPSSPRLSISLTQSPSLWQEIPEVRNSAAFGELTNDQRRLQEVQFEVVTSEASYCRSLDIVVDHFVKSKQLGELLTTQDRSWLFSRLADVRAISHSFLSKLEERVESDMMHFTVCDIIARHCQRFKKVYVPYLTNQSYQDATYQRLMDENQGFRRVVEKLERSPVCQRLPLRSFLILPFQRITRIKLLVQNIVKRTAQGTEEEVQSIKAMKLLERLIQESNDSITQMKSIESLVSLSARVDFECRTLPLVSQSRRLVREGPVTEMMDFSLKETERSVYLHLFNDYLLLSLHKEGGRFTVIDHAPVSELRAENCRVKLHSLEKNLFRLHLNKKALLLSTDTQGDKLRWISAVSRPHPVIDYSTAQDFTQMQCVRAFVAHQPDELSLEKAEVILVHQQSSDGWVEGTRLSDRHRGWTPESHLETIASLRVRQHNLLDALKITTATAAV, encoded by the exons atgaaaatagtaaaaaaacggggggagggggtgaagagCACTTGTAGCTTCCAAGATTTGGGCACCGATGTTCGGTATAGGAGACGGGGGTTCCGCAAGACAACAGAAAGAAGAAAcgaggatgaagaagaaggaaGAGGAGATGCGAGGGATCGCAGAACAAGAATATTCCAGGTGTCAG ATGAGGAGGAGGTGAGCGTCAACTGGGGAGACACGGACCTGAG gaATGTCATGGATACCATCAGAATGGATAGGAGGAACTCCAAATTTTACA ATTCCCAGCTCTACCAGCAGTACAGTGAGACGGCTCAGAACAGGGAGATCCTCAGTCAGTCTTGCTCTGACTCCTTCTCCATCTACGAGGagctccctgtccccctgtcccccgtACCCTCCTCTCTGGCCCCCTCGCTCACTCCGGCACGCAGGCCCTTACCCTGTCTCCCCCCAGTCATCCACCCCCACTCTCTGTCCCACTCTGGATTTACCTCCAGTGGCACCAGTGCCAAGTTCCTACCCGTACCACAGCTGCCCCAGCCCCCCCCGGCCAGGCCTTCCTCTCCCcgcctctccatctccctcacccagTCCCCCAGCCTGTGGCAGGAGATCCCTGAGGTCAGGAACAGTGCTGCGTTTGGGGAGCTGACTAACGACCAGAGACGCCTGCAGgag GTGCAGTTTGAGGTTGTAACTTCAGAAGCGTCGTACTGTCGTAGCCTGGACATTGTGGTGGATCACTTTGTCAAGTCTAAGCAGCTCGGGGAGCTGTTGACTACTCAGGACAGGAGCTGGCTGTTCTCCAGGCTGGCTGATGTCCGAGCCATCAGCCACAG TTTTCTGTCGAAGCTGGAAGAGAGGGTGGAATCTGATATGATGCACTTCACCGTGTGTGACATCATCGCTCGCCACTGTCAACGCTTCAAGAAGGTCTACGTGCCCTACCTCACCAACCAATCATATCAGGATGCCACTTACCAGAGACTCAT GGATGAGAACCAAGGGTTCAGGCGGGTAGTGGAGAAGTTGGAACGCAGTCCAGTGTGTCAGCGCCTTCCTCTTCGCTCCTTCCTCATCCTCCCCTTCCAGAGGATCACACGAATCAAACTCCTTGtgcag AACATTGTGAAGAGAACAGCCCAAGGCACAGAGGAGGAGGTCCAGTCCATCAAAGCTATGAAGCTACTGGAGAGG TTGATCCAGGAGAGCAATGACAGTATTACTCAGATGAAGAGCATTGAGTCGCTGGTCTCTCTCAGTGCCAGAGTGGACTTTGAATGCAGG actcTCCCCCTGGTCAGTCAGTCTCGTAGGCTGGTGAGAGAGGGGCCGGTGACTGAGATGATGGATTTCTCtctgaaggagacagagaggagtgtcTACCTTCACCTCTTCAATGACTATCTGCTGCTGTCGCTGCACAAAGA AGGGGGCAGGTTCACGGTGATAGACCATGCTCCAGTGTCAGAACTGAGAGCTGAGAACTGTCGGGTCAAACTGCACTCTCTAGAGAAGAACCTTTTCCGCCTCCACCTTAACAAGAAAGCCCTGCTACTTAGCACCGACACACA GGGTGATAAACTGCGTTGGATCTCAGCTGTTTCCAGGCCCCATCCTGTAATTGACTACTCTACAGCACAAG ACTTCACACAGATGCAGTGCGTCCGAGCCTTCGTTGCCCACCAACCAGATGAGCTGTCCCTGGAGAAGGCTGAGGTCATTCTCGTCCACCAGCAGAGCAGCGACG GTTGGGTGGAGGGGACCAGgctgtcagacagacacagaggatgGACTCCTGAGTCCCACTTGGAAACCATAGCCAGCCTCAGGGTCCGACAGCACAACCTGCTGGACGCTCTAAAAATTACCACAGCCACGGCTGCAGTATGA
- the LOC135521891 gene encoding trichohyalin-like isoform X1: METKRPSLTPFDTSDPSNQSASYLNRQPISQICRETSPRPGTVARTDRERERIREEEWRREREMERFKDKTRNRRKEMEPRPREGNREKECALISRGREEEREWREGERGGAGERRANGRPTSNLEIRNHRDREKERKKGDTFPTIIKHSKERDRRMSAFVEEDVGKEGMRQLERPKGTEMDDWERERETAAKIQRYRDAERDFQRHRERDFQRHRERDFQRHREREREKERIRAQEDGEKNGGRPLENKTVRRRERAREAEPDFRERRRARDSKGNGLWSKRERYMDGERERPKLRQGERDVRGREGDSQNYSDREGRDGRREGNTEGQRDTRSEGDSDAEKRKERVRDDNRRELKHLHSKSEGDTEGNAAWDRVREKERQKWRGGEMYRERDGCKDAYRQRVRDGGRGRDIDEERDMDRYRERDRRKVREVERERDGVREGGRQENGPRERRDPEKDREKTQPNITGERGKQMDGERFGERERYSKGKDEERRHREKRDRETDPKREGEADGASRSPSETAPRVPPRVQSSGEWNSDIERERKWRREREGHEEKESEGDVDRGQRECSERERPDRVRGREEGKEETIPKRPEQRKMWLEPQKVRYNKDSSLEDDVIERERDRHTNRWRERSEEEDRSVEQRTGRDKERKTEGEGQEDRSVEQRKSIDEEREAEREGGRERYLERGLNVDEDDETEAWRSYSRGEEHQTYSDGEREERWQRDSEMERENVTDNTEGDREEEGRSDRYAEWEGERVRIPSSEDGFITVSSGGEEEFEDCKEFVEVGFTNHVTRQPVSFQGSEGEMKRGGGRRHERERERAEERTEQKDDALEGEVNDGKGKKQPTYVFCVIGQKLPRSKPNQTAVLGDIESERTNQNPGYGHRDSDDITHLPHENPSRDGDQGAEDERKIVRDEIHVPKEERTDTEESSKVDVSHTTLERESGERLKVMEENPYAEIERRRKSETEKLLKEWRERHEEYTETRERDPTDRRRIEPKIGPSSHPSGEYLHHGIPVVDQATSDQNNPVVMSPEEAVAIQICIREAWSTEEEAKRHSQASHMKWAKNVLSEILGSSEEPALGNPQPESQGGQEVSQTTRGTERVEEELEEEKDETLEGGGASTVYATVQKRTKRGRKSVEERLAEREAEPGKVEDKRDEEEVSVNWGDTDLRNVMDTIRMDRRNSKFYNSQLYQQYSETAQNREILSQSCSDSFSIYEELPVPLSPVPSSLAPSLTPARRPLPCLPPVIHPHSLSHSGFTSSGTSAKFLPVPQLPQPPPARPSSPRLSISLTQSPSLWQEIPEVRNSAAFGELTNDQRRLQEVQFEVVTSEASYCRSLDIVVDHFVKSKQLGELLTTQDRSWLFSRLADVRAISHSFLSKLEERVESDMMHFTVCDIIARHCQRFKKVYVPYLTNQSYQDATYQRLMDENQGFRRVVEKLERSPVCQRLPLRSFLILPFQRITRIKLLVQNIVKRTAQGTEEEVQSIKAMKLLERLIQESNDSITQMKSIESLVSLSARVDFECRTLPLVSQSRRLVREGPVTEMMDFSLKETERSVYLHLFNDYLLLSLHKEGGRFTVIDHAPVSELRAENCRVKLHSLEKNLFRLHLNKKALLLSTDTQGDKLRWISAVSRPHPVIDYSTAQDFTQMQCVRAFVAHQPDELSLEKAEVILVHQQSSDGWVEGTRLSDRHRGWTPESHLETIASLRVRQHNLLDALKITTATAAV, encoded by the exons ATGGAGACCAAACGCCCCAGTCTGACTCCCTTTGACACATCTGATCCATCCAATCAAAGCGCTTCCTACTTGAAccgtcagccaatcagccagATCTGCCGTGAAACAAGTCCCAGACCTGGAACTGTGGcccggacagacagagagagggagaggatccgagaggaggaatggaggagagaaagagaaatggagagatttAAGGACAAGACAAGAAATAGAAGAAAAGAGATGGAACCCAGAccaagagaggggaacagagagaaggagtgTGCCCTCATatccagagggagggaggaggaaagggaatggagagagggagaaagggggggagcgggagagagacgtGCCAATGGAAGACCTACTTCAAATCTGGAGATCAGgaaccacagagacagagaaaaggagagaaagaaaggagacaCGTTTCCTACAATTATAAAACAtagcaaagagagagacagaagaatgaGTGCATTTGTGGAGGAAGATGTGGGGAAAGAAGGAATGAGACAATtggagagaccgaagggaacagaGATGGACGActgggagagagaacgagagacagcAGCAAAGATACAGCGGTATCGAGATGCAGAGAGGGACTTCCAaaggcacagagagagggacttccaaaggcacagagagagggacttccaaaggcacagagagagggagagggagaaggagagaatcaGGGcacaggaggatggagagaaaaatGGAGGGAGGCCTTTGGAGAATAAGACagtgagacggagggagagagcgagggaagcgGAGCCAGAtttcagagagaggagaagagcgaGGGACTCAAAGGGCAATGGCCTATGGAGCAAAAGAGAGAGGTATatggatggagagcgagagaggccaAAACTCCGGCAGGGAGAAAGGGAtgttagaggaagagagggagattcACAGAACTATTCGGATAGAGAGggcagggatggaaggagggaaggaaataccgagggacagagggacaccAGGAGTGAGGGAGACAGTGATgcagagaagaggaaagagagagtgagagatgacaACAGAAGAGAACTGAAACATCTGCACAGTAAAAGTGAGGGGGACACTGAGGGGAACGCAGCAtgggatagagtgagggagaaagagagacagaaatggagagggggggagatgtacagagagagggatggatgtaaAGATGcttatagacagagagtgagggacgGGGGCAGGGGCAGGGACATTGATGAAGAGAGGGACAtggacagatacagagagagggacaggagaaaagtgagggaagtggagagagagagggatggggtgagAGAAGGGGGCAGGCAAGAGAACGGACCAAGGGAAAGGAGGGATCCGGAGAAAGATAGGGAGAAAACACAGCCCAAtataacaggagagagagggaagcagatggatggagagagattcggagagagggagagatattcCAAGgggaaggatgaagagaggaggcacagggagaagagggacagagagacagatcccAAAAGGGAGGGAGAAGCAGATGGAGCTAGCCGATCGCCGAGTGAGACAGCCCCAAGGGTGCCACCACGAGTCCAGAGCAGTGGAGAATGGAACAGTGacatagagagggaaagaaaatggagaagagaaagagaaggtcatgaagagaaggagtcagagggagatgtggacagggggcagagagagtgtagtgaaagagagagaccagatagagtgagggggagagaagaaggaaaggaagagacgATACCAAAGCGCCCTGAGCAGAGGAAGATGTGGTTAGAACCACAGAAGGTCAGATATAACAAAGACTCCTCTTTAGAGGATGACGTTATAGAGCGAGAAAGAGATAGGCACactaacagatggagagagagaagtgaagaaGAGGACAGATCTGTGGAACAAAGGACaggcagagataaagagaggaagacagagggagaaggacaagaGGATAGGTCGGTGGAACAAAGAAAGTCCATAGACgaagagagagaagctgagagggagggagggagggagaggtatttGGAGAGAGGGTTAAATGTAGATGAAGACGATGAGACGGAAGCCTGGAGGAGTTatagcagaggagaggaacaccagACTtacagcgatggagagagagaggaacgctGGCAGAGggacagtgagatggagagagagaatgtgacagATAacacagagggtgacagagaggaagaaggaagaagtgatagatatgcagagtgggaaggagagagggttagaaTTCCTTCCTCTGAGGACGGCTTTATCACTGTGTCCAGTGGTGGAGAAGAGGAGTTTGAGGACTGCAAGGAATTCGTGGAAGTTGGGTTCACTAATCATGTTACCAGGCAACCTGTTAGCTTTcaggggagcgagggagagatgaagagaggtggagggagaagacatgaaagagagagagaaagagcagaagaGCGGACAGAGCAAAAAGATGATGCATTGGAGGGAGAGGTGAATGATGGAAAGGGGAAGAAGCAACCCACCTATGTATTCTGTGTGATTGGACAAAAACTGCCCAGGTCAAAACCCAATCAGACAGCAGTCCTGGGTGACATTGAATCAGAGCGGACCAATCAAAATCCTGGATATGGTCATAGGGACAGTGATGACATCACACACCTCCCTCATGAGAACCCTTCCAGAGATGGAGACCAAGGGGCAGAGGATGAGAGAAAAATAGTGAGGGATGAGATCCACGTGCcaaaggaggagagaacagacacAGAAGAGAGCTCCAAAGTGGACGTCAGTCACACTACCCTAGAACGAGAGAGCGGAGAACGACTGAAGGTCATGGAGGAGAACCCATACGCTGAGATAGAGCGAAGGAGGAAATCTGAGACCGAAAAACTCCTCAAAGAGTGGAGAGAAAGACATGAAGAGTACACAGAAACAAGAGAGAGGGACCCAACAGACAGGAGGAGGATAGAACCAAAGATAGGTCCATCTTCACATCCCAGTGGAGAGTACCTCCACCATGGGATCCCTGTAGTTGACCAAGCCACCTCTGACCAGAATAACCCTGTAGTGATGAGCCCAGAGGAAGCTGTGGCCATCCAAATCTGTATAAGGGAAGCCTGGAGCACAGAAGAGGAGGCCAAGCGCCATTCCCAGGCCTCACACATGAAGTGGGCCAAGAACGTATTGAGCGAGATCCTTGGCAGCTCGGAGGAACCAGCCCTCGGCAACCCCCAGCCAGAGTCACAGGGAGGTCAAGAGGTCAGCCAGACTACGAGAGGGACCGAGAGGGTAGAAGAGGAGCTAGAGGAAGAAAAGGATGAGACGCTAGAGGGGGGAGGAGCTTCAACCGTCTACGCCACGGTTCAGAAGAGGACGAAGCGTGGGAGGAAGTCGGTAGAGGAGAGGCTGGCTGAACGGGAGGCAGAGCCAGGGAAGGTGGAAGATAAGAGAG ATGAGGAGGAGGTGAGCGTCAACTGGGGAGACACGGACCTGAG gaATGTCATGGATACCATCAGAATGGATAGGAGGAACTCCAAATTTTACA ATTCCCAGCTCTACCAGCAGTACAGTGAGACGGCTCAGAACAGGGAGATCCTCAGTCAGTCTTGCTCTGACTCCTTCTCCATCTACGAGGagctccctgtccccctgtcccccgtACCCTCCTCTCTGGCCCCCTCGCTCACTCCGGCACGCAGGCCCTTACCCTGTCTCCCCCCAGTCATCCACCCCCACTCTCTGTCCCACTCTGGATTTACCTCCAGTGGCACCAGTGCCAAGTTCCTACCCGTACCACAGCTGCCCCAGCCCCCCCCGGCCAGGCCTTCCTCTCCCcgcctctccatctccctcacccagTCCCCCAGCCTGTGGCAGGAGATCCCTGAGGTCAGGAACAGTGCTGCGTTTGGGGAGCTGACTAACGACCAGAGACGCCTGCAGgag GTGCAGTTTGAGGTTGTAACTTCAGAAGCGTCGTACTGTCGTAGCCTGGACATTGTGGTGGATCACTTTGTCAAGTCTAAGCAGCTCGGGGAGCTGTTGACTACTCAGGACAGGAGCTGGCTGTTCTCCAGGCTGGCTGATGTCCGAGCCATCAGCCACAG TTTTCTGTCGAAGCTGGAAGAGAGGGTGGAATCTGATATGATGCACTTCACCGTGTGTGACATCATCGCTCGCCACTGTCAACGCTTCAAGAAGGTCTACGTGCCCTACCTCACCAACCAATCATATCAGGATGCCACTTACCAGAGACTCAT GGATGAGAACCAAGGGTTCAGGCGGGTAGTGGAGAAGTTGGAACGCAGTCCAGTGTGTCAGCGCCTTCCTCTTCGCTCCTTCCTCATCCTCCCCTTCCAGAGGATCACACGAATCAAACTCCTTGtgcag AACATTGTGAAGAGAACAGCCCAAGGCACAGAGGAGGAGGTCCAGTCCATCAAAGCTATGAAGCTACTGGAGAGG TTGATCCAGGAGAGCAATGACAGTATTACTCAGATGAAGAGCATTGAGTCGCTGGTCTCTCTCAGTGCCAGAGTGGACTTTGAATGCAGG actcTCCCCCTGGTCAGTCAGTCTCGTAGGCTGGTGAGAGAGGGGCCGGTGACTGAGATGATGGATTTCTCtctgaaggagacagagaggagtgtcTACCTTCACCTCTTCAATGACTATCTGCTGCTGTCGCTGCACAAAGA AGGGGGCAGGTTCACGGTGATAGACCATGCTCCAGTGTCAGAACTGAGAGCTGAGAACTGTCGGGTCAAACTGCACTCTCTAGAGAAGAACCTTTTCCGCCTCCACCTTAACAAGAAAGCCCTGCTACTTAGCACCGACACACA GGGTGATAAACTGCGTTGGATCTCAGCTGTTTCCAGGCCCCATCCTGTAATTGACTACTCTACAGCACAAG ACTTCACACAGATGCAGTGCGTCCGAGCCTTCGTTGCCCACCAACCAGATGAGCTGTCCCTGGAGAAGGCTGAGGTCATTCTCGTCCACCAGCAGAGCAGCGACG GTTGGGTGGAGGGGACCAGgctgtcagacagacacagaggatgGACTCCTGAGTCCCACTTGGAAACCATAGCCAGCCTCAGGGTCCGACAGCACAACCTGCTGGACGCTCTAAAAATTACCACAGCCACGGCTGCAGTATGA
- the LOC135521891 gene encoding rho guanine nucleotide exchange factor 5-like isoform X3: MDTIRMDRRNSKFYNSQLYQQYSETAQNREILSQSCSDSFSIYEELPVPLSPVPSSLAPSLTPARRPLPCLPPVIHPHSLSHSGFTSSGTSAKFLPVPQLPQPPPARPSSPRLSISLTQSPSLWQEIPEVRNSAAFGELTNDQRRLQEVQFEVVTSEASYCRSLDIVVDHFVKSKQLGELLTTQDRSWLFSRLADVRAISHSFLSKLEERVESDMMHFTVCDIIARHCQRFKKVYVPYLTNQSYQDATYQRLMDENQGFRRVVEKLERSPVCQRLPLRSFLILPFQRITRIKLLVQNIVKRTAQGTEEEVQSIKAMKLLERLIQESNDSITQMKSIESLVSLSARVDFECRTLPLVSQSRRLVREGPVTEMMDFSLKETERSVYLHLFNDYLLLSLHKEGGRFTVIDHAPVSELRAENCRVKLHSLEKNLFRLHLNKKALLLSTDTQGDKLRWISAVSRPHPVIDYSTAQDFTQMQCVRAFVAHQPDELSLEKAEVILVHQQSSDGWVEGTRLSDRHRGWTPESHLETIASLRVRQHNLLDALKITTATAAV, encoded by the exons ATGGATACCATCAGAATGGATAGGAGGAACTCCAAATTTTACA ATTCCCAGCTCTACCAGCAGTACAGTGAGACGGCTCAGAACAGGGAGATCCTCAGTCAGTCTTGCTCTGACTCCTTCTCCATCTACGAGGagctccctgtccccctgtcccccgtACCCTCCTCTCTGGCCCCCTCGCTCACTCCGGCACGCAGGCCCTTACCCTGTCTCCCCCCAGTCATCCACCCCCACTCTCTGTCCCACTCTGGATTTACCTCCAGTGGCACCAGTGCCAAGTTCCTACCCGTACCACAGCTGCCCCAGCCCCCCCCGGCCAGGCCTTCCTCTCCCcgcctctccatctccctcacccagTCCCCCAGCCTGTGGCAGGAGATCCCTGAGGTCAGGAACAGTGCTGCGTTTGGGGAGCTGACTAACGACCAGAGACGCCTGCAGgag GTGCAGTTTGAGGTTGTAACTTCAGAAGCGTCGTACTGTCGTAGCCTGGACATTGTGGTGGATCACTTTGTCAAGTCTAAGCAGCTCGGGGAGCTGTTGACTACTCAGGACAGGAGCTGGCTGTTCTCCAGGCTGGCTGATGTCCGAGCCATCAGCCACAG TTTTCTGTCGAAGCTGGAAGAGAGGGTGGAATCTGATATGATGCACTTCACCGTGTGTGACATCATCGCTCGCCACTGTCAACGCTTCAAGAAGGTCTACGTGCCCTACCTCACCAACCAATCATATCAGGATGCCACTTACCAGAGACTCAT GGATGAGAACCAAGGGTTCAGGCGGGTAGTGGAGAAGTTGGAACGCAGTCCAGTGTGTCAGCGCCTTCCTCTTCGCTCCTTCCTCATCCTCCCCTTCCAGAGGATCACACGAATCAAACTCCTTGtgcag AACATTGTGAAGAGAACAGCCCAAGGCACAGAGGAGGAGGTCCAGTCCATCAAAGCTATGAAGCTACTGGAGAGG TTGATCCAGGAGAGCAATGACAGTATTACTCAGATGAAGAGCATTGAGTCGCTGGTCTCTCTCAGTGCCAGAGTGGACTTTGAATGCAGG actcTCCCCCTGGTCAGTCAGTCTCGTAGGCTGGTGAGAGAGGGGCCGGTGACTGAGATGATGGATTTCTCtctgaaggagacagagaggagtgtcTACCTTCACCTCTTCAATGACTATCTGCTGCTGTCGCTGCACAAAGA AGGGGGCAGGTTCACGGTGATAGACCATGCTCCAGTGTCAGAACTGAGAGCTGAGAACTGTCGGGTCAAACTGCACTCTCTAGAGAAGAACCTTTTCCGCCTCCACCTTAACAAGAAAGCCCTGCTACTTAGCACCGACACACA GGGTGATAAACTGCGTTGGATCTCAGCTGTTTCCAGGCCCCATCCTGTAATTGACTACTCTACAGCACAAG ACTTCACACAGATGCAGTGCGTCCGAGCCTTCGTTGCCCACCAACCAGATGAGCTGTCCCTGGAGAAGGCTGAGGTCATTCTCGTCCACCAGCAGAGCAGCGACG GTTGGGTGGAGGGGACCAGgctgtcagacagacacagaggatgGACTCCTGAGTCCCACTTGGAAACCATAGCCAGCCTCAGGGTCCGACAGCACAACCTGCTGGACGCTCTAAAAATTACCACAGCCACGGCTGCAGTATGA